A single Saccopteryx bilineata isolate mSacBil1 chromosome 9, mSacBil1_pri_phased_curated, whole genome shotgun sequence DNA region contains:
- the ADIRF gene encoding adipogenesis regulatory factor: MTSQTPATMASKSLQDLKQQVEGAAQDAVTAAGAAAQQVVDQATEAGQKAMDQAAKSTQESIDKTANQAAESLSGFGKKLGLLK; encoded by the exons ATGACCTCGCAGACTCCCGCAACCATGGCCAGCAAGAGCTTGCAGGACCTGAAGCAGCAAGTGGAAGGCGCTGCCCAGGATGCGG TGACAGCCGCTGGAGCAGCAGCTCAGCAAGTGGTGGATCAGGCCACGGAGGCAGGGCAGAAAG cCATGGACCAGGCAGCCAAATCGACCCAGGAAAGCATAGATAAGACTGCTAACCAAGCTGCTGAGAGTCTCTCAGGTTTTGGGAAGAAATTAGGCCTCCTGAAGTGA
- the LOC136313551 gene encoding dolichyl-diphosphooligosaccharide--protein glycosyltransferase subunit 4-like, which produces MSTDVKLSTFTNMLDMSCFLLVVLYHNVAINNPKKQ; this is translated from the coding sequence ATGAGCACAGATGTGAAGCTCTCCACCTTCACCAACATGCTGGACATGTCATGCTTCCTGCTGGTAGTCCTCTATCACAACGTGGCCATCAACAATCCCAAGAAGCAGTAA